From Lysobacter lycopersici:
GCCAGCGGCCCCGGCGGCAAGGGCTTCAACCAGGCGATGGCCGCGCGCCGCGCCGGCGCGAAGACCGCGTTCGTGTGCGCGCTCGGCGAGGACCTCGGCGCGCAGCTGGCGCGGGCGCTGTGCGTAGGCGACGACATCGACCTGCGCGATTTCGCCTGCGACAGCAGCACCGGCACCGCGGGCATCTACGTCGATGCGAACGGCCGCAACTCAATCGTTGTAGCGCCCGGCGCGAACGCGCGGCTCGATGTCGAATTCGTCGAATCGGCCTTGTCCGCGCTGGCCGCGCCATCGGTGGTGCTCGCGCAACTGGAATCGCCACCGGAAGCGATCGCCGCGGCGTTGCGCTTCGGCCGCGAACGCGGCGCAATGACGATTTTGAATCCCGCGCCAGCGAACGTCGCGGTGCCGGGTTCGCTGCTGGCGCTGGCCGACGTGCTGACGCCGAACGAAACCGAATTCGCCGCGCTGCTCGGGCGGCACGTGGGCGAGCGCATCGACGCGGATGCCGTCAGCGGCATCGACCAGGGCCGGCTGCACGCGTTGTGCCGCGACCTCGGCCACGACGCCACGGTGGTCGTGACGCTCGGCGCCAGCGGCTGCTTCGTCTCGCATCCGGAGGCGAACCTGCGCGGCGACGAGAGCGCGTGTTACCGCATCGCCGCGGATGCGGCGCGCGTGGCCGATACCACCGGCGCGGGCGACGCCTTCAACGGCGCGCTGGCCGCATCGCTGGCGTTGCGACCGGACGCGGCCTTCGCCGAACACCTGCGATTCGCCACGAAGTACGCCGGGCTGTCCACCGAACACGAAGGCGCCGCGCTGGCGATGCCGCATTTGGCGGTCGGATAGGGCCTGCGCGGTGGCGGGCCAAGGCCCGCCCTACAATATCCGCGTGCAGATCGGCCCCTACGTCATCGAACCCAAGGTCATCCTCGCGCCCATGGCCGGCGTGACGGACAAGCCTTTCCGCCTGCTGTGCAAGCGGCTGGGCGCGGGGCTGGCGGTGTCGGAGATGACGACCAGCGATCCGCGTTTCTGGAACACCGCGAAATCCCTGCACCGCATGGACCACGCCGGCGAACCCGATCCGGTCAGCGTGCAGATCGCAGGCACCGTTCCCGACATCATGGCCGAGGCCGCGCGTCATAACGTCGAGCATGGCGCGCAGCTGATCGACATCAACCTCGGCTGCCCGGCGAAGAAAGTCTGCAACGCCTGGGCCGGTTCGGCATTGATGCGCAACCCGGCGTTGGTCGCGCGCATCCTCGCGGCGGTGGTGAAGGCCGTCGACGTGCCGGTGACGCTGAAGATCCGCACCGGCTGGAACGCTGAGAACAGGAACGCGCCGGAGATCGCCCGCATCGCCGAAGATGCCGGCATCGCTGCGCTCGCCGTGCACGGCCGTACCCGCGACCAGCAATACACCGGCGTCGCCGAGTACGACACCATCGCCGCGATCAAGGCCATGCTGCGCATTCCGGTGATCGCCAACGGCGACGTCGATTCGCCGCAGAAAGCGAAGCGAGTCCTCGACGCGACCGGCTGCGATGCGGTGATGGTCGGCCGCGCGGCGCAGGGCCGGCCGTGGATCTTCCGCGAAATCGCGCACTTCCTCGCCACCGGCGAAATCTTGCCGGAACCGTCGCTCGTCGAAATCCGCGACATCCTGCTCGCGCACCTCGAACACCTGCACGCGTTCTACGGCGAAAGCTCCGGGGTGCGCATCGCGCGCAAGCACCTGGGCTGGTACGCGAAGGATCGGCCGGAGAACCATGCGTTCCGCGCGGTCGTGAACCAGGCGCAGGACGCCGCGACGCAGGTGCGGCTGACGCGGGATTATTTCGATGCGCTGGCCGCGGGCGTCGCGCCGGGATTGCCGGCCGCGGCGTGAACCGCGCCAAGCGCGCTTAGCGGCATTCGCGCTAGTCTTCGGCCCATGGGGCGCAACGTCTACCGTTTCGGCGACTACACACTGGATCCCGCGTCGCGCGAATTGCGCCACCGGGGAGAGCACGTCGCGCTGCCGCCGAAGTCGTTCGACTGCCTCGTCTACCTGATCGAGAACCGCGAACGCGCGATCGGCCGCGACGAACTGATCTCCGCGGTCTGGGGCCGCGTCGACGCCAGCGACGCGGTGGTGTCGCAGACCTTGCTGCGCGCGCGCCGCGCCATCGGCGACACCGGCACGGAACAATCCGCGGTGCGCACGGTGACGCGCTTCGGCTACCAATGGGTCGCGCCCGTGGAAAGCCTGCCGCAGGAAGTCGAAGCGGATGCACGGGATCCGGGTGTGCAGGAGGCCGCCGTCGACGACGGCGACGATCCCGCAACGCCGGCAGCGAGCGAAGGCGTCGAACGCCCCGCCGATGCCTCCGATGCGCGTTCCGACCAACCCGTCTCCACCAAGCCGCGCGCGCGCCGTTGGCGATGGGGCATCGCGGCGATCGCGATCGCGTCGATCATCGTCGCGTTGCTGGCTGTCGGCCTGTGGCGGCATTCACGCAAGCCGCCGCCATCCACGGGCGTCGCCGACCTCGCCGTGGTGCTGCCGGTCGTGGTCGAATCCGGTGGCGCCGAACACGCATGGATCCGGCTCGGTGCGATGGATTACATCGCCAGCCTGTTGCGGCGCAACGGCCGGCTGACCGTACTGCCCAGCGAACGCACCCTGGTCCTGGTCGATGCGGAACACGCGATCGCCCCGGAAGCGATCGACCATCTGCATGCGGTCACCCGTGCGCGCTGGGTGTTGCAACCGGTCGCGAGCACGGTGCCGCAAGGCTGGAAAGTACGCATCCGCGTTTCCGCTCCCGGCGACAGCTACGACATCGAGGCCCGTGGCGGCACGCCGCTGGAAGCGGCGGCGGCGGCCACCGGGTCGCTGCTGCACCGGCTCGGGCACGACGGCCCGGCCGCACCCGCGCCAACCGCGCTGACCCAACGCCTGCAACAGGTGGATGCCGAACTCCTCGCCGGGCAGACGGACGCCGCCCGCAACCTGATCGATGCGGCTCCCGCGCGACAACGCGCGGATCCGCAATTGCAGGTGCGCGAGGGTCAACTCGAATTCCGCCTCGGTCGCCTCGGTGCCGCGCAAATCCTGTTCGACCGCATCGTGGATGCGGCGACGACGTTGCCGGTGGAAGTGCGCAGCCAGGCGCTGATGGGCCTGGGCGCGGTCGCGCTGCGCAGGCAGGACAATGCCGCTTCCGAACGACGCTACGACGAAGCGGTGCAGGCACTGGAAGCCCATGCCGATGCGGCGCCCGATCCGGCGCTGGTCGGCAACGCCTACAACGGCCGCGGTGTTGCCCGGGTCGAGCTGGGGCGCATCGACGATGGCATCGCCGACCTGGGGCGCGCGCGCATCGCCATGCAGCGCTCCGGCGACGAAGTCGAAGCCGCTTCGGTGGGCGGCAACATCGGCACCTTGAAGGCGCGCAATGGCGACGCCGCGCAGGCGATACAGGAATTCGACCTGGCCATCGCCACCTTCGAACGCTTCGACGTCCGCGACAGCCTGGTGGTGATGCTGCTGGCGAAATCCGATGCCGAACTGCAGTTGCTGCAACCGACCGCGGCGCTTGGCGACAGCCAACGCGCGATGGAATTGGGCAGCAAGCTGGAAAACCCGCAGCTGCGCGCGTTCATGGCCGCGACCCGCACCGGGGCATTGCTCGGCAACGGACGCCTGCAGGATGCAGAGGGCTTGCTGCGACAAGGCCAGGACGCATCGCCCGCGCTGCGCCTGCAGTTGCTGCTCGAACGCGGACGTTTGCAGGATGCGCACAAGCTCGCGCAGGACCTGCTGCTGCAGGATGCCGCGGTCAACGATCCCGGCACGCTGTTGCTGGCCGTGCAGGCGGCCATCGACGGCAAGGATCCCGCGCTGGCGCGGCAATGGCTGCAGTCGCGCGCCGGCAACGGCGATGGCGGGAACCACGATGCAATCGACCTGGCCGGCGCACTGCTCGCGGCCGCCACCGGCGACCAGGTGACTGCTGCGCGTAGCTTCGATGCCGCGGCGAAGGCGGCTGCGCGAACGCCCGCGCCGGCCGACGATGCACGTGCCGGTTCCGCATGGGTGGCCTACTTGGTCGGGCGCGGCGAGCTGGATCGCGCCAGCGGCGTGATGGGCAGCCTCACGCCTTACGTCGACCGCGACTATCGCGTCGCGCGCGCCTCGCTGGCGCTGTATCGGGCGCTCGGCGACCGCGCGCTGCAGGCGGAAGCCGAAACCCGCGTGCGCCGGCTCGCGGGCGAGCGGAATCCGGATTCGCCAGTGGTGTACTAACCCTCGCGTTCGCGCAAAAAAACGCGCCCCCGTTTCCGGGGGCGCGCGCGGACAGCCGAACCGGCGGGATCAGTTGCCGGGACTGCCGACGCCACCGAAGGCACCCACCTTCTGCATCATCAGGTCGGCTTCGCCGCTGATGCCCAGGGGGTTGTTTTCCCAGACGAACACCGCTCCGCCCACGCGGGTCGGCGCGGCAGCTACGCGTGTGACCCATCCGTCGAAGCGCTTGTATTGCACGATCGGGCGGCGCCAGGCAGGCTGTCCGTCGCTCTTGATCGCCGCCGCCTGCAGGGGCTCATTGTCGAGCGTGGCCGAATCGGTCGCCCACTGCGCGATGAAGCCGTTGCGCGCCGGCATGGCGATCAGCGAGGAATACGCATTGATGTCGATCGGCACCAGCACCTCTCCGGTTTCGCCCCAGGCCCGGTTGCCATCCATGTCCACGCGCTGGGCATAAACGCCGCTATAATCGGCCGATACGGTGCCCATCTCGCGCCAGAGCGCGTAGATGTCGCCGGTCTTGCCGTCGTAGCTGCAGTCCACCTGCTTGCGGTACTGGCTGGCGTCGGTCGACAAGGCCACGCCGTTGTGCGCGTACCGCTCCGAACCGTCGGCGAGTACATGCTGGGCGCGGATGTCGGAACCGGACGCACCGAAGCCGTATTGCCAACAGAACACCGCGCCGCCGGCGCCGTCCTCGACGAATTCGGGGAAGTAGCCCTGCGGGATGTTGCCGGTCGTGGTGGAATCCCACAGCTTGACGTAGCTCGGCGACCACAGCGGCTGGCCGGCGGCATCGTATTTCTGCGCCCACAGCTGGTTGCCGGTGCTGCGACCCTGGATCACGAAACTGGCGATCACGCCGTCGCCCGAACCCTGCAGGTCGGCCGGGAAGGCGAAAGCGCCGGTGGGCGCGGTGATGTTCACCCCTGCGCCCCACATGGCCTGGCCGTTGGCATCGAGCTTCTGCAGCACTTCCTTGCCGCTGTTGTCGAGCCAGGCGACGACCGTGCCGCCATCGCCGGTAGCGGCCACGTCGGCGGTCTGCACGTCGCTGGTCGCGGCGCTGACGATCACGCCCGAACCCCAAGCCTGGGTGCCATCGGGCGCGATCTTCGCCGCCGCGAGCTGGAGGATGCCGTTCGCATCGCGGAAGCGATAGGCGAGCACGGCATTGCCGTTCGCATCGCGGTCGAGGTCGTAATGGGTCTCGTAGCTCAGGTCGCGATCCGCGACCAGGATGCCGCCAGCGGCCCAGAGTGCGTTGCCGTTGCGGTCGTAGCGCTGCAGGCGCACGTCGAAGCCGTTCCCGAAGCCTGCGCCGCCATCCAGCCATGCGACGTAATAGCCGCCATCGGGCAGCGTCGCGATTTCGGGCAGGACCTGGTCGCCCGGCGCCGCGGAAACCACCACGGCCGAGGTGCCGTTGGTCGGCCATGCCGCCAGTGCGGCCAGCGGCGCGGCCGCGATGGTAGCGATGAGTGCGAGTGCGAGGGGACGAACCTTCATTGCGTTTCTCCGTCTGGATGGGCGTGTCCGGAACGTAGCCCGGACACCGATTGGTTGTTGCGCCGCATCACGCGACGCGTTGCGTGGCACACGAATCCGAATTCCACGTACCGCCCCGTTGCGGCCCGCACTCCCGGAATGGCAATGGCGGCGACCTCGCCACCATCGGATCCCGCCTTCCCGGCGTCCTGCTTCCAGCTTCCTGCGGCCAGTGTCAGCGCGGCGCAACGATGCCGCTTCACAGAACCCTGCCAATACCCGCGCGTATGCCGGCCCGGCGATGACAGATCCCTGACAGTGGGATCACAAACCCTTGTTCCGGCGCGGTTTTCCGGAAATGCGCGCGGCCCGGGCGGTTTCGCCGTCCGCCCCGGAGCGAGGACAATGTGCGGCCCCGTCCCCGGCCCGCCGCCATGTCCTCGCAGCCCTACCTCCACGGTTTCTCGCGCAGCGAACAGGAACGCCTCGTGCGCCAGGCGCGCATGGCCGAATCCACCGTGTTCCACGACATCGACCTGTCCGGCGCGAAGCGCCTGCTCGAAGTCGGCAGCGGCGTCGGTGCGCAGACCGAGATCCTGCTGCGGCGCTTCCCGGACCTGCACGCGACTTGCGTCGACCTCAACCAGGCGCAACTTGAGGCCGCGCGCGAGAACCTCGGTGCGCGCCCGTGGCTCGACGGGCGCTACGAACTGCGCCACGCCGACGCCACCGACCTGCCGTTCGAGGCGCGCAATTTCGACGCCGCGTTCCTGTGCTGGATCCTCGAACACGTGCCCTCGCCGACGCGGGTGCTCAACGAAGTACGGCGCGTGCTCGCGCCCGGCTCGCCGGTGTACATCACCGAGGTGATGAATTCCTCGTTCCTGCTCGATCCGTATTCGCCGCACACCTGGCGCTACTGGATGGCGTTCAACGATTTCCAGCTCGAAAGCGGCGGCGATCCCTTCGTCGGCGCCAAGCTCGGCAACCTGCTGCTGGCCGGCGGTTTCCGCGACGTGACGACGCAGGTCAAGACCTTCCACTTCGACAACCGCGAGCCGGCCAGGCGCAAGGCCATCGTCGAATACTGGGAGGAATTGCTGCTCTCGGCCGCGGACCAGCTGATCGACGCGGGCAAGGTCACGCGCGAGGTCGTCGACGGCATGCGCCGCGAGATGCAGCAGGTGCGCAACGATCCGAACGCGGTGTTCTTCTACGCCTTCGTGCAGGCGCGCGCGATCGCGTTCTGATCAGATGCCCGCGGGCGGCTGGCGCCAGATCCGGTTCCACAGGTCGCCCCAGCCGCGCCGCATCTTCCATTCGAACTTCGGTTGCCGCGGCGGATCGAGCGCGACCCAGCGTCCGTTGTCATCGCGCGCCACGGCGAAGTTGAAGCTGTAATCCGGCTCGCTGCCCATGCGCAGGTCGCTGAGCACCAGCACGCCGTCGCGCACCGTGGCCTTGGCGAAACCGTGATCGAACCACAGGATGCGTTCGACCGTCGGCAGGCCGCGTACGGCATCGAGCGCGGCGATATCGGAGCGATGCGCATGGAAGCGCATCGGTCCGCGGTCCGCCACCAGCGAGCGTTCGCCTTCGACGAAACCCTCCGGCGTCATCGCCACCACCCGCCAGCGCAGCGTCGTCAGCGGCGCCGGCACCGAGAACCGCGGCGCATCGGCGAGGCCGATCGAAGCCAGCGCGCGGTCGGCTTCGCGTTCGACCATGGATTTCGCCAGCAGCGACCAGCCGACATAGCCGACGCCGAGCACGATGCCGGCGACCAGCGCGCGTTGCGCCAGCGGTTTCTCGCGCGCGAACCAGGCGACCGCGAAGGCGACGAACCACGGCAGGGTGAACAGCGGATCGACGATGAACAGGCTCGACCACATGATCGGCCGCATCGGCAGCGGCCACAGCAGCTGCGTGCCGTAGACGGTGAAGCTGTCCAGCAGCGGATGCGCCATCAGGCAGGCGAAGATCGCCCACCACCAGCGCACCGGCGACTGCGCGACGCGCCCGCCGCGACGCTTGAAGAACCACCAGATCGCCCATGCCACGAACGGCAGCACCAGCCACGAATGCGTCGCGCTGCGGTGCCAGGTCATGCGCACGACCGGGTCGTCGAAGAGCGCGAGCGGGAAGACGTCGAGGTCGGGCAGCGTGTTCAGCGCCATGCCCGCGAGCAGTGCGGCGCGGCGGTGTTGCTTCGGGGCGATGGCCGCGGCGATGGCGCCGCCGAAGAACAGGTGGGTGATGGAATCCATGCGCCGATGCTAGCCGCTGGCACCGGCCACCCGTCCGGCCGAAACCCAACCGGCGCACAATGGCCGTCCCGGTACCGTGCAAAGCCGGGTCCGGGCCTGTATCATGCCCGGCCATCCTTTCATCCGCATTAAGGGATATAAGCTCCGATGACCAGCTCCAGCTACCTGTTCACCTCCGAATCGGTCTCCGAGGGCCATCCGGACAAGATGGCCGACCAGATTTCCGACGCGGTGCTGGACGCGATCCTCGCCCAGGATCCGAAGGCGCGCGTGGCCTGCGAAACGCTGGTGAAGACCGGCGCCGCCATCGTCGCCGGCGAAATCACCACCACGGCGTGGGTGGACATCGAATCGCTGGCGCGCGGCGTCATCAACGACATCGGCTACGACAATTCCAACGTCGGCTTCGATGGCCATACCTGCGCGATCGTCAACATGATCGGCAAGCAGTCCCCCGACATCAACCAGGGCGTCGACAGGACGAAGCCCGAGGAACAGGGCGCCGGCGACCAGGGCCTGATGTTCGGCTACGCCTGCAAC
This genomic window contains:
- a CDS encoding winged helix-turn-helix domain-containing protein, producing MGRNVYRFGDYTLDPASRELRHRGEHVALPPKSFDCLVYLIENRERAIGRDELISAVWGRVDASDAVVSQTLLRARRAIGDTGTEQSAVRTVTRFGYQWVAPVESLPQEVEADARDPGVQEAAVDDGDDPATPAASEGVERPADASDARSDQPVSTKPRARRWRWGIAAIAIASIIVALLAVGLWRHSRKPPPSTGVADLAVVLPVVVESGGAEHAWIRLGAMDYIASLLRRNGRLTVLPSERTLVLVDAEHAIAPEAIDHLHAVTRARWVLQPVASTVPQGWKVRIRVSAPGDSYDIEARGGTPLEAAAAATGSLLHRLGHDGPAAPAPTALTQRLQQVDAELLAGQTDAARNLIDAAPARQRADPQLQVREGQLEFRLGRLGAAQILFDRIVDAATTLPVEVRSQALMGLGAVALRRQDNAASERRYDEAVQALEAHADAAPDPALVGNAYNGRGVARVELGRIDDGIADLGRARIAMQRSGDEVEAASVGGNIGTLKARNGDAAQAIQEFDLAIATFERFDVRDSLVVMLLAKSDAELQLLQPTAALGDSQRAMELGSKLENPQLRAFMAATRTGALLGNGRLQDAEGLLRQGQDASPALRLQLLLERGRLQDAHKLAQDLLLQDAAVNDPGTLLLAVQAAIDGKDPALARQWLQSRAGNGDGGNHDAIDLAGALLAAATGDQVTAARSFDAAAKAAARTPAPADDARAGSAWVAYLVGRGELDRASGVMGSLTPYVDRDYRVARASLALYRALGDRALQAEAETRVRRLAGERNPDSPVVY
- a CDS encoding metal-dependent hydrolase, coding for MDSITHLFFGGAIAAAIAPKQHRRAALLAGMALNTLPDLDVFPLALFDDPVVRMTWHRSATHSWLVLPFVAWAIWWFFKRRGGRVAQSPVRWWWAIFACLMAHPLLDSFTVYGTQLLWPLPMRPIMWSSLFIVDPLFTLPWFVAFAVAWFAREKPLAQRALVAGIVLGVGYVGWSLLAKSMVEREADRALASIGLADAPRFSVPAPLTTLRWRVVAMTPEGFVEGERSLVADRGPMRFHAHRSDIAALDAVRGLPTVERILWFDHGFAKATVRDGVLVLSDLRMGSEPDYSFNFAVARDDNGRWVALDPPRQPKFEWKMRRGWGDLWNRIWRQPPAGI
- the dusB gene encoding tRNA dihydrouridine synthase DusB — encoded protein: MQIGPYVIEPKVILAPMAGVTDKPFRLLCKRLGAGLAVSEMTTSDPRFWNTAKSLHRMDHAGEPDPVSVQIAGTVPDIMAEAARHNVEHGAQLIDINLGCPAKKVCNAWAGSALMRNPALVARILAAVVKAVDVPVTLKIRTGWNAENRNAPEIARIAEDAGIAALAVHGRTRDQQYTGVAEYDTIAAIKAMLRIPVIANGDVDSPQKAKRVLDATGCDAVMVGRAAQGRPWIFREIAHFLATGEILPEPSLVEIRDILLAHLEHLHAFYGESSGVRIARKHLGWYAKDRPENHAFRAVVNQAQDAATQVRLTRDYFDALAAGVAPGLPAAA
- a CDS encoding ribokinase, with the translated sequence MNVAVVGSFNVDHVWRVASLPQPGATLSGEYASGPGGKGFNQAMAARRAGAKTAFVCALGEDLGAQLARALCVGDDIDLRDFACDSSTGTAGIYVDANGRNSIVVAPGANARLDVEFVESALSALAAPSVVLAQLESPPEAIAAALRFGRERGAMTILNPAPANVAVPGSLLALADVLTPNETEFAALLGRHVGERIDADAVSGIDQGRLHALCRDLGHDATVVVTLGASGCFVSHPEANLRGDESACYRIAADAARVADTTGAGDAFNGALAASLALRPDAAFAEHLRFATKYAGLSTEHEGAALAMPHLAVG
- a CDS encoding class I SAM-dependent methyltransferase, which produces MSSQPYLHGFSRSEQERLVRQARMAESTVFHDIDLSGAKRLLEVGSGVGAQTEILLRRFPDLHATCVDLNQAQLEAARENLGARPWLDGRYELRHADATDLPFEARNFDAAFLCWILEHVPSPTRVLNEVRRVLAPGSPVYITEVMNSSFLLDPYSPHTWRYWMAFNDFQLESGGDPFVGAKLGNLLLAGGFRDVTTQVKTFHFDNREPARRKAIVEYWEELLLSAADQLIDAGKVTREVVDGMRREMQQVRNDPNAVFFYAFVQARAIAF